The Verrucomicrobiota bacterium JB022 genome includes the window CGCGGCACCCGCACGCGACCCAACCCGTCCTGCTTCAGGATCTCCAACTCGGCCTCACTCATAGATGTCATACCTCCAAACCTATGACATCTATGATACATCACGCTAGTCAGACCCCACGGTGCTTGGAGTGACGCTTACTTCTTAGCGGCAAAAAAAGCCTGCCTGGGGAACAGGTAGGCTTCGCGGCTCGGGCAGGGAGGAGGCCGTATCAGGCGAACGCTGTGCGCAGCTTTTCGGCCGCCGCCACCATGTTAGTGAAGGCAGTAGAAGTGGTTTCAAAACTTCATCCTGCGCATCGTTAGCATAACGCAGGCGATCATGAAGAAGGCATGGTAGATATTGAGGTGGTGCTCATGGCGCACGAGTAGCCTGCGGAAAGATCCGAACCAAGCGAAAGTGCGCTCGATTTTCCAACGGTGCTTGTAGAGTCGGAGCTTGCGGCCGTCTTGGGTCATTGGCCTGACACGGCCCTTGCGGTGAGGGACAATAAGATCGAAGCCCTTATGCTTGAGCATCTTGCGATGCTTATCGCTATCGTAGGCGCGGTCTGCGATTAGCTTGAGACCCCAGGGGCGACGGATTTTGAGGTGGTCGACAGCGTCTTCGAGAAGCGTGATTTCGGCCGGACTGGCGCTCGCGAGCCGACATGAAAGAGGAAGACCTTGGCCGTCTGCCACCACCATGCACTTCGTTCCTTTGCCCCGTTTGGTTTTGCCGACTCCGTCGCCCCTTTTTTCGCCGGAAAGAAGCTTGCATCGACGAACGACTGCTCCCAGTCCACCAGCCCTTGCGTATCGAGTTCCCGCAGAAAGGCTTCCCAGATGCTCTCCCAGACCTCCAGTTCCTCCCAATCACGCAAGCGGCGCCAGCAGGTCGAGGCACTCGGATACTCTTTGGGCAGATCACGCCAACGCGCTCCAGTCTTCAACACCCACAAGATGCCTTCCAGCACCACACGGTCGTCGCAGCGCGGCCGCGCCGTCTTCGCCCGTGGCGGCACGTGCTCGCTGATTTTATCCCATTGATCGTCAGTGATAAAGCGATTCGAATGGCTCACTCAGTTTAACGATCTGCCGCAGAGTACAAGCTTTTTCTGCGAGTTTTGAAACCGCTTCTAAAGCAATATCATCGTAGATATTATACAAAGCTGCATCCAGCCTCCTGGTTCTCAGCAATAAATCCAAATAGCTCGCTTGGAAGTTTATACAGAACGCATCCCTATTGAAATCTTGAAGATCAGCCGCAAAATTGGGGTGGTTGCAGTGGAGAACGTGTCGATGGCACAATTTACATTACATAAGCCATACTAGCATACGACATGGCGCAGTTGGAATGTGTAAAGGTTATGCCCCTCCAGTCGCAGCGGGAGCGCTACCCCTTGATTAGCCATTCATTCATTCATTCGTTCATTCATTCATAGACTCCTCGCATCC containing:
- a CDS encoding IS5 family transposase, with amino-acid sequence MGGTGGLGEHLGSLSAGTRYARAGGLGAVVRRCKLLSGEKRGDGVGKTKRGKGTKCMVVADGQGLPLSCRLASASPAEITLLEDAVDHLKIRRPWGLKLIADRAYDSDKHRKMLKHKGFDLIVPHRKGRVRPMTQDGRKLRLYKHRWKIERTFAWFGSFRRLLVRHEHHLNIYHAFFMIACVMLTMRRMKF